In the genome of Acaryochloris sp. CCMEE 5410, the window TCTAGCACTGACTTTTGCACCACCTCCATCAGCTCTTGCCGCAATTCAACATTGTCAAAGCCTTGGGTGCCGACCGCATAGAGGGGGTTCCCTAATTTTTCCAGGGGTTGATCTATGGTGACTCCGAGCAACTGCTCCAGAATTCGGCCACCTTGGTGGGCCAACTTGAGGGCCGATAACCCCCATCGCACCAAACTGTCATCCCAGGGTAAGCCCTGGTGAAACCGAATGCGATCGATTACTCGCCAGGGTTCAAAAATTTCCTGCTCATGCAGCTTCCAGATCTTGCATGGAGGGACATCCACTTTGGCCGACTCAATAATGCCGTTGACAGCCCGACGAGCCGCTTCATTGGCCCCTTCCATCGTCGCCAGATCCGTATAGGTGCGAACATAATCGGACGCCAGAAATAGATTGGGAATATCCGTCACCGCGTCTGGGCGTTTCACCCAAGTATTAATTAAATTGACCAGCAGCGGTTCTTCATTGGTATCACCTTCCCCCTCGACCAGGTAAATCGCCGGATCCAAAAACCAATGGTCTAAATATTCATCCTTGAGGATTTCTTGGCCGTGAATATTGATGCTCTTTTTGAGTTGCGCCCACACTTCATTTTTGACTTCTTCTCGGGTGCATTCCTTGGCAGTTTTGCCATTGAGGCCCTTTTCATCCCACTCGGAAATATCAACGGAGATGATGCCTTTAATCCGACCGTCGGCATATTGATTAAAATCAACTCCTGGCCAAAACTGTCGTTGGGAAATAGACGTGAGCGCCCAGGGAGAATCCACATAAATCGCATGGCCGTGAGATAGGGGCACATCCTCCGTCAGATAAAGTTGAATGCCGTTCATCCAGGACACCCCCCCTTCACTGAGCTGCTGGAGCTTCCCTAATTCTGGATCCGCCGTTTTAAGACTGTCGGTCACCAGCTCTGCCATCCGCTCAATCGGGACTGCAGCGATATAATAGTCCCCTTGAGCCTGAAAGGTCTGGCCCTCTTGCTCAATCGTAGCTCCCTGAATCAGACCATTCACACAGTCAATGGCTAAGACCTTGGCCTCTAGATGATATTGCACCCCTTGTTGAATTAAGTAGGCCAGCCAAGGGTTGATCCAGGCATCGTTGGTGGGCGCATTGAGAACGCGATCGCTACTCGGTCCCGGCTCCACTAAATCAAACAGGAGCTGAACAAAAATATCGCCAATGGTTTTGGTACTCGCCAGATGTGCCTTTGCCGCCACTAGAGAGCGAGTAATGCCATGACCAAAAATTTTCTGATAGGCCGGGGAACGCTGGTCCGCTCCGACAAACTCCCACCAGTCTTCTTTTTCATACTCCGCTAAGCGTCGTTCTTCGCAAGAGGTGACGATTTGCCAGACCTTGGTGCCGAAGAACGCAATTTCTTCAGGAGAGACGCCAAAGTCGGGACCAAAGATGGTGGGAAACTCATTGAGGATTTCCTGGACATCTGCAAAGGTACGGGGAGAACGGGATGGAAATACAATGGGGCGCTGGCCATAGCGGGCCATTTCGACTCGCGTGGTATCGACGAGATTATCGGCAACAGATTTGTCTTTCCCATAAGGGATGCGTGCCATGGTATCGACAATATGCTTGTAGAAGCGAGGGAAAAAACGGAAGCCATGTTCTCCGGGCAGGGGCTTGCGAGGACCATTGGGGCCCATGCCTCC includes:
- a CDS encoding FAD-dependent oxidoreductase, yielding MQKKVVILGGGVAGLSAAHELIERGFAVDVYEAKKIPGGKARSIPVPNTGGMGPNGPRKPLPGEHGFRFFPRFYKHIVDTMARIPYGKDKSVADNLVDTTRVEMARYGQRPIVFPSRSPRTFADVQEILNEFPTIFGPDFGVSPEEIAFFGTKVWQIVTSCEERRLAEYEKEDWWEFVGADQRSPAYQKIFGHGITRSLVAAKAHLASTKTIGDIFVQLLFDLVEPGPSSDRVLNAPTNDAWINPWLAYLIQQGVQYHLEAKVLAIDCVNGLIQGATIEQEGQTFQAQGDYYIAAVPIERMAELVTDSLKTADPELGKLQQLSEGGVSWMNGIQLYLTEDVPLSHGHAIYVDSPWALTSISQRQFWPGVDFNQYADGRIKGIISVDISEWDEKGLNGKTAKECTREEVKNEVWAQLKKSINIHGQEILKDEYLDHWFLDPAIYLVEGEGDTNEEPLLVNLINTWVKRPDAVTDIPNLFLASDYVRTYTDLATMEGANEAARRAVNGIIESAKVDVPPCKIWKLHEQEIFEPWRVIDRIRFHQGLPWDDSLVRWGLSALKLAHQGGRILEQLLGVTIDQPLEKLGNPLYAVGTQGFDNVELRQELMEVVQKSVLDIVVRMAESQTMPETIPSLATLQTLSEQPPPSSVQSSTQPPQRSGKVRIIPE